The window GCTCGTCAGGCGAAATGGTCATGCTAGGTCGTGAAGAAAGTTACCGAAGCTAATTACCTTTACCAGTGTACCTATCTGAGCTGTCATTCTTTTAGCGGTATTGCCAAAGGCTGAGTTGAGGAGGAGCTATGGGTTGTTTAACTGTCGCGATCGCTAAAAGCCGTCTTGCAACCCAAGCCTCAAGATAGAATCAAACAACGACTTTCATCTTTGCGGCGACATTACATTTTCATGAAATTGCTCATCAGCAACGACGACGGGATTTTCGCACTGGGTATTCGTACCCTCGCCGATACGCTTGCCCAAGCAGGCCATCATGTTACGGTTGTTTGTCCGGATCGAGAGCGATCGGCGACAGGTCATGGTCTTACTCTACACGACCCGATTCGTGCTGAAAAAGTTGAGTCAATCTTTCACCCATCGATCAAAGCCTGGGCATGTTCAGGAACGCCGTCAGACTGCGTAAAGCTGGCGTTGGGGGCATTAATTGACGGCCCACCGGATTTTGTCCTTTCTGGCATCAATCACGGTTCTAACCTGGGTACAGATGTCCTTTACTCTGGCACTGTCTCAGCGGCGATGGAAGGCGTGATCGAAGGCATTCCCAGTATTGCTTTCAGTCTGGCTAGTCATACCTCCCAGGAATTTCAATCTGCCGCACTGTTTGCCAAGCAGCTCATTCACCAATTCTCCAAGCAGCCTCTACCTGAAGTGATGCTGCTGAATGTGAATGTCCCCCCCCTCAAGCCAGAAGAAATCGCCGGAGTCACCATCACCCGTCAAGGTATTCGCCGCTATTTTGATACCTTCGAGAAACGGGTTGATCCACGGGGCAAAACCTATTACTGGTTAGCCGGTGAAGTTCTCGAAGATGTCGAACAACCGGCCCATCTCCATCTCCCCGAACATGTGCCTACCGATGTCCAGGCCATTCGTGATAAATACATCACTGTGACACCGTTGCAATATAACCTCACTGATGTAGTTGGAGTATCTAGTTTACAGAAGTTGGAGCTGAGGACTGAGGACTGGGGATAAGTTCCCAGTTCGCCCCAAATCAACCACCGCCCCGGTAGTAAAGCTCCAGAAACCGGAAAAACTTCTCACACAGATCCGCGTCTCTGGCTCCTACCTCCATCTCTTTGGTAATTTCCTCAACAGCCTGCATCCAGTAAGGGCGATCGCTCGCAGAGGTATTGCTGGTACGATGAAGCCGCTTACTGATAATCGCATCCGCGATGTTGACTAGTTGGAAAACCTGAACAATATAAGGAATTTCATTGCCCTGCAACCCATCGGGATAGCCTGTACCATTGAGTCGCTCTTGATGAGAGCGAACTAAAGGGGCGAACTCCCTGAGAACGGGAAGCTGATTACAGATCAGCTCGGACACTTCTGGGTACTCGCGAATTTTTGCCCACTCCTGCTCGTTCAGAGAACTGGGTTTGAGCAGAATCGAGTCAGGAATACCAATTTTCCCCAGACCGTGGCAGTAACTCAAGAAAATGAGCTGGCGGATTTGTTCTTGATCCAATTT of the Allocoleopsis franciscana PCC 7113 genome contains:
- the surE gene encoding 5'/3'-nucleotidase SurE, producing MKLLISNDDGIFALGIRTLADTLAQAGHHVTVVCPDRERSATGHGLTLHDPIRAEKVESIFHPSIKAWACSGTPSDCVKLALGALIDGPPDFVLSGINHGSNLGTDVLYSGTVSAAMEGVIEGIPSIAFSLASHTSQEFQSAALFAKQLIHQFSKQPLPEVMLLNVNVPPLKPEEIAGVTITRQGIRRYFDTFEKRVDPRGKTYYWLAGEVLEDVEQPAHLHLPEHVPTDVQAIRDKYITVTPLQYNLTDVVGVSSLQKLELRTEDWG
- a CDS encoding HD-GYP domain-containing protein, with the translated sequence MLRSGDAEILSFLEQIQLARNLAVGLRCYRLRTMCLNLARWLKLDQEQIRQLIFLSYCHGLGKIGIPDSILLKPSSLNEQEWAKIREYPEVSELICNQLPVLREFAPLVRSHQERLNGTGYPDGLQGNEIPYIVQVFQLVNIADAIISKRLHRTSNTSASDRPYWMQAVEEITKEMEVGARDADLCEKFFRFLELYYRGGG